One Streptomyces formicae genomic window, CCATCGAGTCCCCTCGTCATCGTTCCGGCGCCGTCGAGCGCGGGAATCATACTCGGAGGGGACAACCGCGACGGGGCTCAAAAGGTTGCCTCCGGTGGCGACTTCGTGAAAGTCAGACAGATGCCGGAATCACGAAGCGGACGTCCGTGGAGCGTTCCGACACCTCCCACAGGCGGCGGGCCGTCGCCGGGTCCTTCGCGGGCGCGCCGAGCTCCACGCGCGCGGGCGCGCCGCGCAGTTCGCCCCTGCCGTCCGGGCCGATGAGGTGCCCGCCGTCGGCCTCGGGGGCGGTCGCCGCGTACAGCTGGGGCAGGGCGCCGTCGGCGGGTGACTGGGCGAGGGGTTTCAGGAGGCGGCCGAAGAGGAGGGAGACCAGCTTGGTCGGGCCGTTCGTCTGGAGGTTGGTGGCGGTGTAGCCGGGGTGGGCGAGGACGCTGCGCACGGGGCTGCCCGCGGCGGTCAGACGGCGGTGGAGTTCCCGGCCGAAGACGGCGTTGGCCAGCTTGGACTGGTCGTAGAAGCCCATGGGCGAGTAGCGGCGCGCGCCGGTGAGGTCGTCGAAGTGGATGCTCGCCTTGCGGTGGTTGACCGAGGTCACCGTGACCACGCGCGGGTCGCGGCCGCGGCTCAGCAGGTCGAGGAGGAGGCCGGTGAGCGCGAAGTGGCCGAGGTGGTTGCCGGCGAACTGCAGCTCGTGGCCCTGCGGGCTCAGCGTGCGGGGCGGGGCCATCACGCCCGCGTTG contains:
- a CDS encoding oxidoreductase, which gives rise to MTQKQRWTAEHIPDQTGRLSVVTGANSGLGLATARALAAHGGQVILAVRDQDKGHRAVKDIAAAHPGAEARLDVRGLDLADLDSVRAFADRLHAERRSIDVLINNAGVMAPPRTLSPQGHELQFAGNHLGHFALTGLLLDLLSRGRDPRVVTVTSVNHRKASIHFDDLTGARRYSPMGFYDQSKLANAVFGRELHRRLTAAGSPVRSVLAHPGYTATNLQTNGPTKLVSLLFGRLLKPLAQSPADGALPQLYAATAPEADGGHLIGPDGRGELRGAPARVELGAPAKDPATARRLWEVSERSTDVRFVIPASV